The Fusarium musae strain F31 chromosome 10, whole genome shotgun sequence DNA window AGATTATCATGGGTGAGCGGAGGGGTCCGCCATGGCGgtgagtgagagtgagagtgcgCGCATACCGAGAATTAGAAGTTGCCTCGTGGGGAAAGCATTAGGATCTTTGTCTTCCCTTGCTCTCAAATTCATGATATTTACAGCGAATCTCGGgtgtcttttcttcttctctggagGAGCAAGGGCGTCAAAGTTGCAGGACCTGAAAGTGAAAAGAGAGTCCaagaaagagaggaagaaaaaactCTTTTGGCGGGCCTCATGACTCTCAAGTAGCCTAACAGAAAGTCCACGGCCGCTGAACCAGTGCACGCACGCTTAGTCTATGGTACAACGGCCCGCAAACCGACTCGGTGCAACGTAGCGCTACTGTAGCCCCCCACGCAAGTTTCTTGCAGGCGTTGCCACCCCCCGGTCACTGCAATTCACAACATGCAATGGTTACTGTATCACTTGGCAGCAAAACGAGGGGAAATGATCCTGGTTCACGGAGAATCTCTGCTAATACTGCGGATATTCAGCGCATCATCATTATCGCTCCATGCAAGACATGAGCTAATGGAATGGGCGTTGGCGGAGATTGAATGCCTCTGCACATTCCCGCGTCAAACCCCTCCCTTCCCCTGCTCATTACTCATGATCCCGATAGCCTAGCACCAGCACGAATCACTCACTGTAAGAATTTGCTTCTGTTTAGGCTTTGAGCTTGGCTggtgtcttcttcttgaccgcTCGGTTCATGGTCGGATGACAATGCAGTACATACAGTAGCCTATCTTACCACAATGCGAATGTGGTGGCAATCCTTCATCGTGAACGCTTGTTTGCCACCAACAAGAGGCAAAGCCACTTCCCCTCGTCGTGATGAATGTGATGTCAAACCGCATGCTCCAGCTGTCAAAGTGTCAAACAAACTCTAACAATCACAGCGCAATCTGCAAAACACGACGACATATCGCATACAATTTCATCACAATACCGATCCAATACTCACCGAGACCAATCAAGATTTATGTCTCACAGCACCCAGATCTTCCGTCGCACACCGTTCTTCTGCCGAGTGACGACCCGCCCATCTTTCATGTGTGGCGAAACAGAAATCGTTCAACACTAACGTCTAGTGGGAGGCGAGCCAATCGACACCGGGTTTTCACAGTTATCATGCGGGCAAAATGAGGCTGAAAACGGCAAAGACGATTTCATGCGACAGGATGATGTGGTATCGGTAGATGACAGGCGGGATCCAGATCTCGACTGTTTCTTAGCTTCCCTATTGAGGTCTGAGCTTACTCTGGTCTGCGGGCTTCTTTTCACCGCACGAGCCAGGGATGTCTGCCATATCGTATCGAGAGATAAGCACGATTAGGCGCTGAATCCCAGGAATTGACGGCTATATGCAGAATAATACATCCGGTCCAATAAATCGCATTCTGCGAATTATCGAGAGGCTGAAAAGCACAGCATTAGTTCATGAATATGATACTTTCGTGAGCTGGCCTGCttggtactgtacctactgTTCCCCGCTCGCTCACCGGTCTCTTTAGTTCCTGGTGGCTGGGGACTGGCGCTTCGGCCTTGACAACGAAAATCGGTAATTGATCGATGCTTGTTCTACAACGTATGATCCAGCTTGTATCCATGGAATGATCCTTGATGATGCGCGAATATGATACAAGCTCCCAAAACCGTGTTACGGGTACTTGGGTACCGTTCCCGTGCGGCAGAAGACACGAGCACGTGAATTTCTCAGACCGGTATGCTGAAACCTAGCATAGAAAGAAATCCAGCTTATAGAAACCAGGAATGATGCACAAAGGACAGATGCCAATGAGCTGTGATATTGTGTCCGCCGGTGTATCGTCTCCAATGTCACAATTCGGAGCAAAACTCCCTAGCCACGGCAATCTTTGTTTCTTGTTAAACACTGGTTGATCACCCCGGCATGTGGCTGACCCTTTGTGCTCGTCAAAGAAATTGCTTTTGCTCCATGTGCGACAGATCATATCGAAAACCGTACTGCTGATTCATTATATACTTCTGTATTACCGTCGCCAGCAAATACGGGTCGGTAGCACGAGCTTCGTATTGACGCTACCCCTGCAATGTCTCAATATTTTATGCACGGGGAAACAAGCATCTGCAGTGGAAACGTGGTTTACAAGACTCATTGGGACCAGTCTTATCGTCATAGAAGGTGAAACAAATGCGGCACAATGTCTTGGGCGTTGTTGAGCCGCTCCGTTGGTTTCACTTGTAATTTCTTATTCACTGACTTGTCCCTGTATCATATTGTGCGTGTTGCCTCGGTGATTCATCAGACTGGCATCATCGAGATCTTCACAATACTTATCCGTGCACTGGAATGAGCTTTACTTTACATGCTGTGTCACCATTGTTCCAGAAACGGAGGATATTCGAGTTGGGGGTGCACAGATTTAGGAGTCGGAAATGTCTCAATTAATTTTGGAGGAGCATAGATATCAATGCCAAGATTTAGGTGATATTAACAACAGGCCGGCGGCAATATTCGACCATGACCATCGTGAAAGATGAATTATACTTCATCTCGGTTTTGCATGTTTGCCCGTCTGCAAGGCTATGCAAATTTGGTCTTGGGACGTTCCTGGAGCTCCCCGTCCAAGATAATATCAACCTTCTCGTTGTAAAAGCAGACCAGTCGTGCAATCGCTGCGCTCTCGAGAGTTGGGTGATTATAATACCAAACCAGATTCTCAAAGGTTTTCCCGTCGATCACAATGTTATAGTATTCGGCCTCGCCCTTGTATGGACACTTGGATTTGACGGTGCTTTTAGACAGGACAGTCTGATCAACAGCAGACAGTGGAAGATAGTAACGAGTCGGCAAGCCTGTCTCCAGGAGATGCATGGATGATGTAGCTTTCGCAACTGTTTTGCCGTTGACTTTAACTTCAATAGGACGCGTGGAGTGAAGTATATCAACTCGCTTGAATGGATCTTTCGCGTGGACGAAGATTggttcatcttcctcaaacCATTGATCTGCCATCCGTCAGCAAACCATGCCGTCAAGTCATACTCGAAAACTTACCTATACTGCGAAACTCAATCCGCACCATATCAGAAAGTGCCCCAAGGGTCACATCTTGAAAGAAGTGCACAACATTGTCCACCTTTGCCTCCTTGATACTATCATGGGCTGGGATGACGAGTTGAGCTATCGCGGCCCTCTCTTTGAGCTCCACTGAGATGTTCTTCTTATCAGCCAGCTTCGCGTTCTTCACATCAATCGCCGGCACATAGATAGTGGGGAAGCTGTCATGTTCCCAGACAAATACTCCGTGAGTTGTATCCACAATAGTGGTATGGTTGTGAACGGCCCGCAAGCGGCGGGATGTCTGCATTGTCTTGCGGGGACCATGCTCGATCAGGCTCTGAGCGAGCTCAACATAGCGGGAAGCACTACCCATGCTGAAATGTAGCTTTATCTGTTTATTATTCGAAGTTCTGCGTTTCTTGACTGAAGATATGATAGTTTCAAAAGATGTTGGGTGTACCCCGCTCAATGACGCAGACATATTCCGGATACTGATGTTGATTTATAATCATCGCTGCAGGAAGACTAACTCAAATATGAAAATTTCTATAATGTTTTAAATAGCTGTTCATATCGTCTATGTCTATCAAATATCTTTCGAGATGTAAACTGTTCTCACTTTGTTGCAAGTGTATTGCTATCTCAATGTACTGATACTAACTTAGAGCTTCCGCCTACTATGTTTTTACACTATCTAGTATCTGGTATATTGGTCATAAATATACAGTCACGACTATCTGTCTCACTGAAGCAGCATCAGATGCAACAGAGATTATAGCCATAGGTAACTTAACTCCCTCTGCAAAGCTTGCCTGTATCTAGACTATAGTCCCAAGCATCACTTCCGACTCCAGATAAAACCCAAAGACTCTCAGTAGGGTCATACTTCTCCTTCACTTCCAACAGACGAGAATAGAATGGTCCGTAGAAGTCCGTCTTAAAATGCGGATTATAGGGATTTGCCTCGTTCATATACGCTCCAGTATCTGGCGCCCATTCCTGCCAGAGCTTTTCCTTAGAGTCATTAAGCTCACGTGCTCCTTTCGCCAGTGTCTCTGCCGGTGTAAGAGTACTGTCGAGAGTCAGACTATAGCTCATGGTATGGAGATAGATTGATCGCCATGCTGGTAGAAGCGCGCCTCGCATGCTTTTCGGCGTTTCCGCAGGACCCGGTCCACCCTGCAAGCCGATGACAGCCATACCAGATGCTTCCGGGTCAGAGTTTGTAAGCATCCGCTTGAGATAGCTAACCAGCACCTTCTCGTTCATGTCGGATGTCTCCCGGCGGCCAAGAAGTCGACTGGACGGCATGGAATAAGCTCCGGCCTGGTTTGAGCCTCCAGCATTCAAGGCTTCGAAGAACTCCTTGTATCGAGGATAGACAGTTGTTTTGGAAGCGACGATAGATAAGATGCTACTGTCGTTACCAGCAAAGgcgttgatcttgtcgatAGCCATCTGAACCAACTTTTCGGTGGCTGTCTTTGACTTGTTGAAGGCATAGAACCCCTGGTTGATGCTGACGCCGGCTTTGTAATTGCCTTGTACTACCGCCGCACCGGCTAAGCCAGCATCCATAAGATCAGGGAGCAGGCGCATTAACTCTGAGAAAGCGTTCCAGGTCGCTTCGTATGCAGCTGAACTGTTACCACTTGGAGACATAGTGAAACCGGTTTCGATGACACTTGGCGCGGGATAAGCTTTCAGCACGTATTCAGTAACAATACCATATTGTCCCGCGCCACCCCCTCGAATGGCCCAGAGCAGGTCCTGGTTTTGTGTGGCATCGGCAGTGAGTATGTGGCCTTGAGTCGTTACAGCTCTCACTTGGTATATGTTGTCAGCGGCCAAGCCGAAGGTGCTGGACAATGGGCCATGACCACCACCTTGGATATGCCCTCCCAAGCCAACTGTGGCATCATTACCACTGACAATGACGTGGCCGTACTTGAGAGCGTGACCAACTGCATCACCATAAATGAGACCGCTTGCGGCGATGAGCACGGTGTCTGTCTTATTAGTCCCAGGTACTCTCCAGTTCGGATCGAACTCGACCCGTTGCATGTGCCGAGTCCAAATGGACAGAGAGTGTGCACCACCAGACCTGTAAGAATATTGTTAGCCATTGTTTAAAGCTTCGGGTCGGCAATGAAACACAAACCTTCCGGATAAGTCATGGCCAGTTCCCTTGACAACGATGCGGATGTTTCGGTCTGATGCCCATTTGACAGCGAGAGCGATCTGCTCATCGCTCGTCGCATTTACAACATAACTTGGATATCCACCGAGATGGCAACCACGCGTTTTGTTGTAACCCGGAGCCCCAGGAGGTAGGCAGGAATTGTTGGCGTATAATGCGGATGAAATCGACTCGGGGAGGTTGGCATGGAAAGTCGACTGAGTCCAGTTGGCCTCAACGATGTTGCAGTTCAGGGGTGAATCAAACGGATTCGTCTCGTAACAGGAAGATGCCGCTGGGCGTGTTTTGATGAGAGTCCCACCGATAGAGTTATTCAACGCTGCCCACTCGGTTTCGATAGGCCAAGTCGCATCGAACGGTGAAATCTTACATCTTGGCGGCTCTGTTGGGGACGCAAGAGCCGCTGAACATAAAAGAAGTGCTAACAAACGCATTCTTTCTATTGAGTTGATGTAAAATCAGTGCGCAAATGTCTCTTGTTTGTCGCCTCTTCTGGATGCAATCGGCTCTTTTATAGCAATCTCAGTCTCGCTTGGCAAGGAACACAAACTACCGGGATTCTCGGACCCTACGGAGGGAAAGTGCTTGCTCTAGCATTCCCGTGTACTCGCCTCTCTTTTCGCATTCTGAACCAAGGGCCTTGCGTGTCCGTGAACGGCCTGGCCTTCATGTGTTTTGGTGTACCTCCCTACGTCATGTGGGTTGCAACAAGCCATTATTATCCACTACCGGCCTTTCCTTTCCAAACCCCGTCAGCAAATTATTGTTATTGCCAAGGACACGTCATGCTATCAATTTCCTTTCGCCCTGAACATGATTCATTGTGGGTGGAGTCCGTGCAACTACCGCCGGAGGTCCGACTCTCGGGGGAATCGTAACCAATCGCTGATTATTCGCACAGCTTGACCAAATTGCACTCCACCTCTTGGGAACTTTGTGTATCAGCTTGAGACTAGTTACAATATCAATGCGAAGGCTCTTTCTAGGGCACCAGCTATAAGATGACAGGAACGGATCTTGtacttctccctcttcattTTTGCCTTGAACACTCTGATCCGCCCTCCTTTCACAATCATGGGTTTAGTCCAGTTCGAGGATGGCAAAGTCCTCTACTACCCATATACACCTTCGACTGCAGCTGGCTATGGCTTCATGGCATGCTTTTCCATTGCAACATGCATACATATCGTCCGTGTTGTGCAGAccaaaagactttttttcaTCCCTATGATCCTTGGTGGTATCTGTATGTCTTGTCACACTGTCACCGATAACACGACTCTTGCTGACCGTCCACTTAGGCGAGACGTTTGGATATTATGGCCGCGCTTGGGCTGGTCAGCTACCGAACTCACCCAGGCCATTCATGTTGCAACTCATGCTCATTCTCGTCGCGCCAGTATTTGTCTGCGCTACCATATACGTTACGTTGGGGCGACTAAAGAGCCGTGTCCTCGGTCGACCTAATCGAAAATGCAGCATAACGGTGCTTTTCATTCTTACCGACATCGTGGCTTTCTGCTCACAGATCGGCGGTGGTCTCGTCCAAGTTACTGGCAATCTCAACTTGATGAAGATTGGAGATCATGTTATTCTGGGTGGCCTCGTCTTCCAACTGGTAGTTTTGGCTGTTTATCTGGGTCTGGTCTACAGGTTCTGGAGAGAGGCTAAGAGCCAGAATGACACAAATGGTCCTCGGTGGCAGCACTTCACAGCAGCGTTGGCTGGAACGGTGGTAGCAATCTGGATACGAAATCTAGTTCGTGCAGTCGAGTTCATGCAAGGGTTCCATGGTTTCATCAGCGAAAATGAGTCAATGCTGTATATCTTTGACGCCTTTCTGATGTTACTGGTTATAGTGGCCTTTATTCCATTCTACAATAGTAGTAGTATAGTGCCGCAGCATGTCAAGGGGGGATGGGATCCGATCGAGCTGGGACCCTAATGGTGCAACATAGAGATAGATATGATATCCAAAGCAACTTCCTAAAATCTTGAAAGAAAGGTCTCAATCACAAATTTGTTCATATTGCCTTTACTACTACCTTTGGCCACTGAAGAAAGTCAGAATAGTCGTGTGCTATATACTTATCGCATACAAAGAGAATATGATCAGCCCAGCCATGTATAAACCAAGCTCTCTTCATAGTCTGGACCAAAGGTGCGTAATAGGCTAGTATCAATAGAGCTATAGAGTCTTTGGACTGCAGGCAGTCAATGAAGTAATCTTCCATCATGTAAACCCAGATAAGAACTCTCTTGTAGTGCAATGGGCATTTGATGGACCCGTCAGCCTTACCAAACGTGGCTTCGTAGATACTGGCGATGGTTTCTAGAGATCGTGCAAAGTCTTCCTTGCGCAGGTGTGAACATGAAACAATAAGACTGTGTAACTTCTCAACCGGGCCAGCCCAATCAACTCGAGTGAAGCCTTCGCAGATGTACGTTGGGCGGGGGTCATCGGGAGGCACCTTACCGTTGCCGAGCGCCTCCGTAAGCCCAGAGAACAATATCTTTTCCTCAAAAAGCTGTCGTATAAGTCTTGTGCCACGGGCTAATGAAAGAGAGCTATGAGGCGAGTTGCCGTCGGCTGGACACACGAATAGATCATCAGGCCTAGTAGGACCTGCTGCAAATACACAGAAGCAGACCAGTACAGTCGAAACATACAGACTGCCGCAATTTGAGACGTCTATTCGCGACAACGCTTCATTTGTCTGGGTCAACCCCATAGAGAAGTGATATTTAGCCAAGGCAATATAGCGTGACCTTTCCGGTGAAATGTTGGATGCTAGATATGCCAGGTGGTACGCCGCAAGAGAGAAGGATAGATGTAGGAGATAAGGATATGATGCGGCAAGCAATGTTGCATCTCGTGACCAGAACTGGGCAATCGGGTGATTAGGATCATCAGAACCACCGAGATTTGGTCCAGTAAAGATGATGAATTGACGCAATAGCTCGGCTTGGGCCATGTTCAGCTCTGGTTCTGTTTCTGGAGGCTGGGGTGACACGCTGGGTTCTGACTGGAGATTGGATCGGAGTGAGGAGCCCTGACAAGACCAGTTCTTACGCGGCCGGCCTCGTCCAGGCTTCAGCGGGGCGATCGGTGCTGCTGTAAGTGAAGATGCCGGTAAGACTGGATTAATGTCATATTGGCATTCCAACTTAAACCTCGCGCAGTTGGTGCATCTCGGTTGGAGTTCATCACACTAGGCACGCTATGGTCAGTACTCGAGGCATGATACGTACGCACGGATAACTAACCTTGACTTTGCGTCGCTTGCAATTGGAGCAGCCATTCTTGGACTTGTGATGGAACTTCTTTTTCGATCTTTGACTTGGCAGCATTGTGGAACTGATATGCAATGACCTGACGATATCCAGTCGGCAGAAAGCTGTTTTTTCGCATAGACTGAGGTGGTTGCAGCTAACTTAGTAAACTCGTCACGGCCTCGAGCGTTTCTGGGAACGTCGATGTCAATTTTATTCCTAGAGGAGTGGAGTTACTGAGAGCCAATCGGTGATATTTCGTTCAGGTAAACCCCACTGGCCTGGTAGCACCCATTAGTTATGCATCTCCCGAGTGCCGATCAACTTGGTCGAAAAGTGGTAGACATATCACCCTGGGACGAATAGAGCTGACCTCATCTGACTCTAATTTTGAGTTCCAATCAAGAAGGTCTAGACTGTTAATAAATTCAGTTCTTATAGCTGCTCAAAGCTAACTGCCCTTCCGTGAAACTGACGGTTAGAAAATCTGAACATGTCTATCTCGATCTCTCAAGTCTCATTTGAGCACCACAACAGGGCCCTTGGGCTACCCAAACCCGCCCTCGCGTGATCTCTTACATTTGGAATTATGCATAAGCCTCGCAACGGAGTTCCTATCCTATCCAGATGAGCCGGGGCGCGGGCATTGAACGGTTGAATCTCGAATCCAGAGCTTCAACACTTCTCAGTCAAGGTACCTCATTTTGCTAAGGGACAGCCCGAAATCCAAAGGAGAAATCATTTTTTGTGTTACATCCTACATGGTTGGCTTACCAACTGTCAATCGGTCGGTCTGATTGGGTCGCTGTCAAGACGGGTCTCATACACTGAGGACTGGCAAGGGACACTGCCCATTGCCTCACCAAAGGGGCCATTATACTTTCGAAAGACCTTCGATGTGACGTCGGAGTCAAATCTAATCCAGAAGGCTCACCTGAACATCACTTCTTTGGGCCTATCCAGGGGTGAGATCAACGGCAAGCGAGTAAGAGATCATGTCCTGGTCCCCTGTTTTCAGCCTCTTAGGTATCGACATGTCTACGATACGTACGATGTTACAGAAGCGATATTATGAGGCCCGAGGACTATTGTTATCCCGATGGCAGAGGTTTGGTACGCCAACAATCTCTTCGGACATACCGAGGGGCAAGTTCAGGAGCCTCTACAGAGATAAGATTGGTGCCATGTGACTTGAAGGCCCAACTCAGCGATCGCTCCCCGGCTCACATCCCATCTGACACGAAGTAATCATACACCTTTGTTCCTCCGCCAGTCTCACATATTCACAATGGGGAGGTCTATGGCTCCAGCAAAGATTCTGTTATCAAGGGCTGGTCAAATGCATCTTTTGACAATGGTGGTTGGCTCAGTCCCGGAGAACTACCGCCTTTTGACCGCTGCTCTCGTCCCATCAGCCAGTCAACCTATTAGAAAATTGACAGAGTTTCAAGCAAAGAATATCCTCTGTATCGGACAAGGTTATAGTCGACTTTGGTCAGAACTTTGTTGGTTGCGCTAGGATTAATACCGGTGGTCCCAGCGGTACATGTATCATTCTCTGGCATGCTGAGGTGCTGGAAAAAGGCGACATATGAACCAGGTCCCCACGCGCCGCTCATCCAATAGATCATTTCATCCTCAATGTTACCGTCTTAGAAGTTTGGAGCCTACTCTCCTAGAACCAGACGCCGTCACTGATATTGCAGTATGGAGTCGCGGTACGTTGGTACTGCATACAATCGTCATATGCTGTCCCAACTCCCGTGTCACGAACAAAGCCTGAGGCTTATGTCCTAAGAAATTGTAGCGCTACGGCAATTCATGATCCTGGGGGTCTAGGCAGTCAGATTTTGGTCGGTTATCAAAAGAGGCTTTGCCTCAATTCTGGATCCTCTATTGAGGCGGAGTCATGGAAAGGCAGGCGAGTGGCATGACTCAGCTGACGACAAACACCTTTGATATGTAGCGTGTCACGGCGAAAATGAATAAATATTCCATGCTTCCATCATATTTAATATTTCAAGGCATAATCATTCAATTATCACAAGTCTCGAATCCAAGGCCCAACCACTATAAACCTTCACCATGACAACCCAAAAGAGATTCACAGGCTCTCGCATAAACGTCAAATCCATCGAAAACCCCTCCAGCGCAGAATGGCGCATCCGCTTATCTGGCACAAATATGAAAAACCTCATGCTTGGCCATTGTCCACAGGATATGGACGATAAATGGATGTGTATGACGACTGGGCCCGCGGAGCAAGGGTTGATTCGGGTACGCATGTGCAGGAGCTGGTCAAATCAGGAAATCATCGCCCTTATAGGACGTGTCggaagtgatgatgaagcaatGACTGCCGAGGAAGGCGGAGAGATTTTGGCGATTATGTGGCCTACACCCAAAGAGGACGAGTATGATCCTTTTGATGAGCAGAGTGCAAAAGAATTTGCTATCGGGTTCTGTCGACATTTTATGAATTGTGAACTGGAGAGCTGAGGAGTACGTAAGGGCGAACACTGTGGTGTCTGCCAATGTTGCAGTTCAAGTTATGACGTGGTTTCCTCGCGTTGGATTTCTTTGGTCGGTATGTAAAATAGCACATGAAAGAACGCCAATGCTCCAATTTATCGCTTTCTTTTCCCAAGGCCGTCTATTGTAGAGAATGGCGCGTCGCTGCATCAGCTTCGTTGTCTGCATCGTGTCTCAGCGTGGCTGACTGCGCGTTGAGTCCTCTCGCTCATGATCATCGCGTAGGGTCGCCTCTCGGCGGTGAGGGCATTCTTGCGGAAGCAGCTCTGACCTCTAGTCGCTCCGTCGCTCGGCGATGGGTTTCTGCGACCGGGCGGGCTGTTACGGTGTACGCTTGTTGATGGGGCTGCTGAAATTGAAACGGTTGGCGATTGTTGATAAGCGGTGCCGAATCCGCAGAACGGTTTGGGAAGAGGTCATCAATGGCTTCCATGAGATCCTCATAAAGGCCTTTGACGAATGGCACGATTCCACACATTTTTCAGGTGGCCAAGGGTAGACCAAAGGTTTCTGAGAGTAAAGAGTCGTGAACGTCAACTTTTTTGCGGCAACATTACGGTGAAAATAATCTGTAAAGATCACGTGCACCAGTGTAACAATCAGCAGGCTTCGACTCAGAATAACCTCAACAACGACTCATGGGCCGGATGTACTATGAATGGAATCTTCATTTCGATGGCCTTGATTGTTTTGATGTACGAAATAAGAATAGGCCATGCGCTCTACATCTTGGGTTTCCTGCCCGACTTCTCAAAATGGCCTGCCTCGCCATTGCTTCCCTCCCTGCTATCATGCTCTTGAGCATTCTGACTGTTggttttcttctccttctctgtcATGTTCTTATCCTCGAACGAGCTCGCGTCGCGTTTCCCCGGTGCGCCCTTCAGCGAGGCCATGGCTCCGTCGGAGTGATCGGCGACTGGTGGATTGTTCTTGCCATGGTCAGGATCGGAGGACACTGGTGTCTTGACTTTGCCTGAGTTCATGCGGATAGAGTTGTATGGGCTCAGCACAGGTTGGTATCGAAGCGCAGATGCGACTGTCGGGACGCgtctgaaggaggagagggTTTGACGTGCGATGGCCATGGTTTCAAAGAGCTGAGACGAGTGGGTGATGTATTTGCGGGGATTTGAGAATTTCTGTAAAGGCTTGGATGACCGGTATTGGAATTTGTGTTGAAtggtcgaagaagaagcagaatcGTGGCTGTTTCATAGGTTGTTGCTGTAGCGAAAGTAATGACGACATTTCCGAAGCCGACATATTGTCAATCATGACAATGGTTGATGTCATTGATACATCAATGGACTTGACCTCGAAGTTCCACAAAATCCCAAAGCCAAATCCATTCCTATGATTACTCCAGATTTTCGACTTGTCCTGTATTTTTCCTCTCAAACACCAGTGGAACTTCTCCCCTCAATGCTCTCCAATGATTTGTTGCCATCATCAGCTCGGGACATCCTTCAACAGCCCATCCCCATCTTTCCAGAAATCGAGGTGTCGCCTCCCAGCTCTCCATACGGTACGGCTCTCCCCAGATAATCAGCCCGCGCCGATCTGAAGCATAGTCGCTAGGTTTGCCTCTTGACACAAGCCGCCGTCCTCTTGGCCCAGTGCCCTCTCCATATTTGTTGAACATGATGTCTTCCAGTAGATCTCCTATAATATCAGTGACAAGTAGTCGGTGATTGAAATGATCATGGTGAGTGATAAGATTGTCTCTCATCTTCGGAAACGGAATGAGAT harbors:
- a CDS encoding hypothetical protein (EggNog:ENOG41) produces the protein MGSASRYVELAQSLIEHGPRKTMQTSRRLRAVHNHTTIVDTTHGVFVWEHDSFPTIYVPAIDVKNAKLADKKNISVELKERAAIAQLVIPAHDSIKEAKVDNVVHFFQDVTLGALSDMVRIEFRSIDQWFEEDEPIFVHAKDPFKRVDILHSTRPIEVKVNGKTVAKATSSMHLLETGLPTRYYLPLSAVDQTVLSKSTVKSKCPYKGEAEYYNIVIDGKTFENLVWYYNHPTLESAAIARLVCFYNEKVDIILDGELQERPKTKFA
- a CDS encoding hypothetical protein (CAZy:AA7~EggNog:ENOG41) encodes the protein MRLLALLLCSAALASPTEPPRCKISPFDATWPIETEWAALNNSIGGTLIKTRPAASSCYETNPFDSPLNCNIVEANWTQSTFHANLPESISSALYANNSCLPPGAPGYNKTRGCHLGGYPSYVVNATSDEQIALAVKWASDRNIRIVVKGTGHDLSGRSGGAHSLSIWTRHMQRVEFDPNWRVPGTNKTDTVLIAASGLIYGDAVGHALKYGHVIVSGNDATVGLGGHIQGGGHGPLSSTFGLAADNIYQVRAVTTQGHILTADATQNQDLLWAIRGGGAGQYGIVTEYVLKAYPAPSVIETGFTMSPSGNSSAAYEATWNAFSELMRLLPDLMDAGLAGAAVVQGNYKAGVSINQGFYAFNKSKTATEKLVQMAIDKINAFAGNDSSILSIVASKTTVYPRYKEFFEALNAGGSNQAGAYSMPSSRLLGRRETSDMNEKVLVSYLKRMLTNSDPEASGMAVIGLQGGPGPAETPKSMRGALLPAWRSIYLHTMSYSLTLDSTLTPAETLAKGARELNDSKEKLWQEWAPDTGAYMNEANPYNPHFKTDFYGPFYSRLLEVKEKYDPTESLWVLSGVGSDAWDYSLDTGKLCRGS